The Elusimicrobiales bacterium genome contains a region encoding:
- a CDS encoding PAS domain S-box protein: MARIRILIAANAAQNGLAKSISDAGCDVAAAATSLKEALDACARGAADMALVDIRFGGDAASAQKAASLIEEKASIPVVFFAPEECACPATPSGAPGCADNPLRPGEAAGFVKFALYRRETEAALMESRRWLSATLKSIADAVIAVDRGGCVRLMNNVAEAVTGCAGNKCAGRFIDDVVEIKDEKTGRRIPNPVFSAMERNDMVRAPFDIILSTMGGRNVAVGCKATPIVKENGEVHGAVLAFWDVSEARLAQQALARSETKYRLLVENASSIIMRVDLSGNITFFNEFAQSFFGFGENEILGKNFITTLFPRESAPYSEAAAMLRRLAQGGESSLSFQSENLRRGGETASIAWTSRLIKLDNGGREILCVGADITSLKRAEYALAESENKYRSLFEDFLDAIYLADAGGALTEANHAFLDLFGYSEEQFRAGAHLRDIFISDSDLSAFLGEVETRGAVRNYEIKLRKSSGAVMDCLITSSLRPGRGAGFEGVLRDITEQKKAQRELEKARAELELRVQERTKELATANAELSAAYSELQDANLQLIQSEKMAALGRFSSGIAHEIKNPLGIILGGIEYLQIKDLVSIDFREDEFTGAKLPAVLLLRLAADGLAQSWPVENEKQAISALNEVLDSNSFYEKWSALGKTAPNREAQELVRLTAESRKQEFSSLLPVERSYVKFLNRYLLELAYPADCPHSPYSEVFLAMIKIKDATMRADTIVRNLLRFARPSEMQTERLAPESLIDYAINNIPAEEKNHVSFSADYERGLEVDVDRNQIIQVIINVLVNAAQAIPRRSEGRISVRTYKTSRPELSGKRLYCAMEIKDNGVGIRQQDMQRIFEPFFTTKIYNRTLESHPVETGIGPGSPGMTIRRVWRDVRHGQTQGTGLGLSVSKSIVNNHRGDMTLSSVEGEGTTVTVLLPLAQP, from the coding sequence ATGGCCAGAATAAGAATACTTATAGCCGCAAACGCCGCGCAGAACGGCCTCGCAAAATCAATCAGCGATGCCGGCTGCGACGTCGCCGCCGCGGCAACCAGCCTCAAAGAAGCGCTGGACGCCTGCGCGCGCGGCGCGGCGGACATGGCATTGGTGGACATAAGATTCGGCGGCGACGCGGCCTCGGCGCAGAAAGCGGCGTCTTTAATAGAGGAAAAAGCGTCCATCCCCGTGGTTTTTTTCGCCCCGGAGGAATGCGCCTGCCCCGCAACCCCCTCAGGCGCGCCCGGCTGCGCGGACAATCCGCTGCGCCCGGGCGAGGCGGCGGGCTTTGTCAAATTCGCGCTTTACCGCAGGGAAACCGAAGCCGCGCTGATGGAAAGCCGGCGCTGGCTCTCGGCAACGCTCAAAAGCATAGCGGACGCCGTTATTGCAGTTGACAGGGGCGGCTGCGTGCGCCTGATGAACAACGTGGCAGAGGCCGTTACCGGCTGCGCCGGCAACAAATGCGCGGGCCGCTTCATAGACGACGTGGTTGAGATCAAGGATGAAAAAACGGGCCGCCGCATTCCCAATCCGGTTTTTTCCGCGATGGAGCGCAACGACATGGTGCGCGCGCCGTTTGACATAATTCTGTCCACCATGGGCGGCAGGAATGTGGCTGTGGGCTGCAAGGCCACCCCCATAGTCAAAGAGAACGGCGAGGTTCACGGCGCGGTGCTTGCCTTCTGGGACGTCAGCGAGGCGCGGCTGGCGCAGCAGGCCCTCGCCCGCAGCGAAACCAAATACCGCCTGCTGGTGGAAAATGCCAGCAGCATCATAATGCGCGTGGACCTCTCCGGCAACATAACTTTTTTCAACGAGTTCGCGCAGAGCTTTTTCGGTTTCGGGGAGAACGAAATCCTGGGGAAAAATTTTATAACAACGTTGTTTCCGCGGGAAAGCGCCCCGTATTCCGAGGCGGCGGCCATGCTGCGCCGCCTGGCCCAGGGCGGTGAAAGCAGCCTCTCCTTCCAGTCCGAAAACCTCAGACGCGGGGGGGAGACGGCCTCCATCGCCTGGACCAGCCGGCTCATCAAGCTGGATAACGGCGGCAGGGAAATACTCTGCGTGGGAGCCGACATAACCAGCCTCAAGCGCGCGGAATACGCCCTGGCCGAAAGCGAGAACAAATACCGCAGCCTTTTTGAGGATTTCCTTGATGCCATATATCTGGCCGACGCCGGCGGCGCGCTGACAGAGGCCAATCACGCATTTCTTGACCTGTTCGGCTACAGCGAGGAACAGTTCCGCGCCGGCGCGCATCTGCGCGACATTTTCATAAGCGACAGCGACCTTTCCGCCTTCCTGGGCGAGGTGGAAACGCGCGGCGCGGTCAGAAACTACGAGATAAAACTCAGAAAGTCCAGCGGCGCTGTTATGGACTGCCTGATAACCTCGTCGCTGAGACCGGGCAGGGGCGCGGGCTTTGAAGGCGTGCTGCGCGACATAACCGAGCAGAAAAAGGCCCAGCGCGAGCTGGAAAAGGCCCGCGCCGAACTTGAACTGCGCGTGCAGGAACGCACCAAAGAACTGGCCACGGCCAATGCCGAGCTTTCCGCGGCGTATTCGGAGCTGCAGGACGCCAATCTCCAGCTTATACAGTCCGAGAAGATGGCGGCGCTGGGGCGCTTTTCCTCCGGCATAGCGCACGAGATAAAAAATCCGCTGGGCATCATTCTGGGCGGCATAGAGTATCTGCAGATAAAAGACCTCGTTTCCATAGACTTCCGGGAGGACGAGTTCACCGGCGCCAAGCTGCCCGCCGTGCTGCTGCTGCGCCTGGCCGCGGACGGGCTGGCGCAATCCTGGCCCGTGGAAAACGAGAAGCAGGCGATATCCGCCCTGAACGAAGTTCTGGATTCCAACTCCTTTTACGAGAAATGGAGCGCGCTGGGCAAGACGGCGCCCAACCGCGAGGCACAGGAACTGGTGCGCCTCACCGCAGAGTCGCGCAAGCAGGAATTTTCCTCGCTGCTGCCGGTGGAGCGCAGCTATGTGAAATTTCTCAACCGCTATCTGCTGGAGCTGGCCTATCCGGCCGACTGCCCGCACTCGCCTTACTCCGAAGTATTCCTGGCGATGATAAAGATAAAGGACGCCACCATGCGCGCCGACACCATAGTGCGCAATCTGCTGCGGTTTGCCCGCCCCTCGGAAATGCAGACGGAGCGCCTCGCCCCCGAATCGCTTATAGACTACGCCATAAACAACATCCCCGCGGAGGAGAAAAACCACGTCTCTTTTTCCGCAGACTATGAACGCGGCCTTGAAGTGGATGTGGACCGCAACCAGATTATACAGGTCATAATAAATGTCCTGGTAAACGCCGCGCAGGCCATCCCGCGCCGCAGCGAGGGCCGGATAAGCGTGCGCACATACAAAACATCGCGTCCCGAGTTGTCCGGGAAAAGACTTTACTGCGCCATGGAGATCAAGGATAACGGCGTCGGTATCAGACAGCAGGACATGCAGCGCATTTTTGAGCCTTTTTTCACAACCAAAATATATAACAGGACTCTGGAGTCGCACCCCGTGGAAACAGGCATAGGACCGGGCTCGCCCGGAATGACAATACGCCGCGTCTGGCGCGACGTGCGCCACGGCCAGACGCAGGGAACGGGACTGGGGCTTTCCGTATCCAAATCCATAGTCAATAACCATAGAGGCGACATGACGCTTTCCAGCGTGGAGGGAGAGGGCACCACGGTAACCGTTCTGCTGCCCCTCGCGCAGCCATGA
- a CDS encoding peptidoglycan recognition family protein, whose protein sequence is MRTRILMMAAFLALPGSSMAGEIGESLNFGDSGFGFRAVIINPAQSGAVFTSRVSRPAAEPYDTLAMEGRMSDPGLAAEARSGDGDWQAMTVKHFDGGRFWAKIRFPSASANPVQIRLLNAGLKGKCEVAVYDVEVFEDKGELKDDGGALPEPPPSARLSAPPAIPGLSFVSRSAWKAEPPNGSYTGQTPSRVTLHHTAGHQPMNRADGIKEMRFLQDYHKNVRHWTDIAYHFVIDGEGTIYQGRPINAQGAHVLNNNANNAGVSVMGNFMDGPPTKAQLKAVETALTQIAKFYKIGVKKIYAHREIGSSDCPGNVLYDKFLDIRSTLNVKGDAQPDTEAAPRVLLEKAPGSDAVPLGLKNAGQLDYLFRRNVW, encoded by the coding sequence ATGAGAACACGCATATTGATGATGGCGGCATTTCTCGCCCTGCCGGGTAGTTCCATGGCGGGCGAGATAGGCGAATCGCTCAATTTCGGCGATTCGGGTTTCGGTTTCCGAGCGGTAATCATAAATCCCGCGCAATCCGGCGCGGTGTTTACCAGCCGCGTAAGCCGCCCGGCGGCGGAGCCGTACGATACTCTGGCGATGGAGGGCCGCATGAGCGACCCGGGGCTTGCCGCGGAGGCCAGAAGCGGCGACGGCGACTGGCAGGCCATGACGGTGAAGCATTTTGACGGCGGACGGTTCTGGGCCAAAATCAGGTTTCCGTCCGCGTCGGCAAACCCGGTGCAGATACGGCTGTTGAACGCGGGCCTCAAGGGGAAGTGCGAAGTTGCGGTTTACGATGTTGAGGTGTTTGAGGACAAGGGCGAGCTTAAAGACGACGGCGGCGCGCTGCCGGAACCGCCGCCTTCCGCAAGGCTGTCCGCGCCGCCGGCTATACCGGGGCTTTCCTTTGTTTCGCGCTCCGCCTGGAAGGCCGAACCGCCCAACGGCAGCTACACCGGGCAGACGCCGTCCAGAGTCACTCTTCACCACACGGCGGGCCATCAGCCCATGAACAGGGCGGACGGCATAAAGGAAATGCGGTTCCTGCAGGATTATCACAAAAACGTGCGCCACTGGACGGATATCGCCTATCATTTTGTCATAGACGGCGAGGGAACCATATATCAGGGCAGGCCCATAAACGCGCAGGGCGCCCATGTGCTTAATAACAACGCCAACAATGCCGGCGTGTCCGTGATGGGCAATTTCATGGACGGCCCGCCGACCAAGGCGCAATTGAAGGCCGTTGAAACCGCGCTGACCCAGATAGCCAAGTTTTACAAGATAGGGGTAAAGAAAATTTACGCCCACCGCGAGATTGGCAGTTCCGACTGTCCCGGCAATGTCTTGTATGACAAGTTCCTGGACATACGCTCAACGCTTAATGTCAAGGGCGATGCGCAGCCGGACACGGAAGCCGCGCCGCGGGTGCTGCTTGAGAAGGCGCCGGGAAGCGACGCCGTGCCGCTGGGGCTTAAAAACGCGGGCCAGCTGGATTATCTGTTCCGCAGAAACGTCTGGTAG
- a CDS encoding GspE/PulE family protein, which translates to MSEKSLILELFLSKKALEEKDIPQILTAQHKDNTTVEEALVSSKFATEADIAQSYCDYFKVPFIPDEEFAKSAEKSIELANLLPERFARANKVIALEKAEDTLRVAVINPSEIFIVQEIYLYTGLKVQLSVATITAITNALNTHYGQRDEVKELASDLLPASKGDEDDETEEVLDLNKPIPATRETQVVLFVNKMLETSLQQRASDIHVEPYAEEIRIRFRIDGILSEVPPPPKSMFVPLISRIKILSKLDIAEKRVPQDGSFTMRYNSARVDVRVSTCPTVYGEKMVMRILNKDKLPLDFEKLGFQKAQLDAFVKGINCPNGLIYVTGPTGSGKSTTLYTALQMLNSPEKNIMTVEDPVEYKFHGINQVQVKPKVGLTFSGALRSFLRQDPDIIMLGETRDAETAEICLRAALTGHLVLSTLHTNDALSAVSRLEDMGIEPFLLASTLRVVEAQRLVRKLCPNCKQSYPPPPDVIKKYGFAEGDVLYTHVGCEQCNGLGYRGRIGLYEVIFVTPALSDMIQRKEPLPALVAQAKREGTKFLFDVGLDKVREGSTSLEEVVTAAAVGE; encoded by the coding sequence ATGAGCGAAAAATCACTGATACTGGAACTGTTCCTCAGCAAAAAAGCGCTGGAGGAGAAGGATATTCCGCAAATTCTGACCGCGCAGCACAAGGACAACACCACCGTAGAAGAGGCGCTGGTATCCTCCAAATTCGCCACCGAAGCCGACATTGCCCAGTCGTATTGCGACTATTTCAAAGTGCCCTTCATCCCGGACGAGGAATTCGCCAAGTCCGCCGAAAAATCCATAGAGCTGGCGAACCTGCTGCCGGAACGTTTCGCGCGCGCCAACAAGGTCATCGCGCTGGAAAAAGCAGAGGATACGCTGCGCGTGGCCGTGATAAACCCGTCAGAGATTTTCATCGTGCAGGAGATTTACCTCTATACCGGGCTGAAAGTGCAGCTTTCGGTGGCCACCATAACCGCCATAACAAACGCGCTTAACACCCATTACGGCCAGCGCGACGAGGTCAAGGAACTGGCCTCGGACCTGCTGCCCGCCAGCAAAGGCGACGAGGACGACGAGACCGAGGAAGTCCTGGACCTCAACAAGCCCATCCCCGCCACGCGCGAGACGCAGGTTGTGCTGTTTGTAAACAAGATGCTTGAAACCTCGCTGCAGCAGCGCGCCAGCGACATACACGTGGAGCCGTATGCCGAGGAAATCCGCATCCGCTTCCGCATAGACGGCATTTTAAGCGAGGTGCCGCCTCCGCCGAAATCCATGTTCGTGCCGCTTATCTCGCGCATCAAGATATTAAGCAAGCTGGACATAGCCGAAAAGCGCGTGCCACAGGACGGGTCGTTTACCATGCGCTACAACAGCGCGCGGGTGGACGTGCGCGTGTCCACCTGCCCCACGGTGTACGGCGAGAAGATGGTCATGCGTATCCTTAACAAGGACAAACTCCCGCTGGATTTTGAAAAGCTGGGCTTCCAGAAAGCGCAGCTTGACGCTTTCGTCAAAGGCATAAACTGCCCCAACGGGCTGATTTATGTAACCGGCCCCACCGGCTCGGGCAAGTCCACAACGCTTTATACGGCGCTGCAAATGCTCAACTCGCCGGAAAAGAACATAATGACCGTTGAAGACCCCGTGGAATACAAGTTCCACGGCATCAACCAGGTGCAGGTGAAACCGAAGGTGGGGCTGACTTTTTCAGGCGCGCTGCGCTCTTTCCTCCGCCAGGACCCGGACATCATCATGCTTGGCGAAACCCGCGACGCCGAAACCGCCGAAATCTGCCTGCGCGCCGCGCTTACGGGCCACCTGGTCCTCTCAACGCTGCACACCAACGACGCGCTTTCCGCGGTATCCCGCCTTGAGGATATGGGGATAGAGCCGTTCCTGCTCGCCTCCACGTTGCGCGTGGTGGAAGCGCAGCGGCTTGTGCGCAAACTTTGTCCAAACTGCAAGCAGTCCTATCCTCCTCCGCCGGATGTCATAAAAAAATACGGTTTCGCTGAAGGGGATGTCCTCTACACCCATGTCGGCTGCGAGCAGTGCAACGGCCTGGGCTACCGCGGCAGAATCGGCCTTTACGAGGTTATATTCGTAACACCCGCCCTTTCCGACATGATACAACGCAAAGAGCCGCTGCCCGCGCTTGTGGCCCAGGCAAAACGCGAGGGCACGAAATTCCTGTTTGACGTCGGGTTGGACAAGGTGCGCGAAGGCTCCACCAGCCTTGAGGAAGTGGTAACCGCCGCCGCCGTGGGCGAGTAA